ACACCAGATCTTCCCCGACTCGACCTTGGAGATACTCCGGGCATAATGGTGTCTTGCCTCCGCCGCCGGGCAGGTCCACCACGAAGTGGGGCACGGCGTAGCCCGAGGTGTGGCCGCGCAGGCCCTGGATCATCTCCAGGCCTCTGGTTGCCGGGGTCCGAAAATGGCTGGTCCCCACCACCTGGTCGCACTGGTAGAGGTAATAGGGTCGGACGCGGTTGCGCAGCAGGCCCTGGAACAGACTGGTCAGCGCGGGTACGGAGTCGTTCACGCCTTTGAGCAGCACGGTCTGCCCGCCCAGGGGAATGCCGGCGTCCGCCAACCGGGTGCAGGCAGCGGACGCCTCCGGGGTCAACTCCTCGGCTTGGGTGCAGTGGATGCTTATGAAAAGCGGATGGTAGCGCTTGAGCATCTGGACCAGGCCGGTGGTGATCCGCTGGGGCAGGACCATGGGCACCTTGGTCCCAATGCGGATGATCTCCACATGCGGGATGGCCCGCAGCCGCTGGAGCAGGTACTCCAGGGCGTGGTCCGTCATGGTCAGGGGATCGCCGCCGGAAACCAGCACGTCGCGCACCACGGAATTGCGGGCGATGTAGCGCAAGGCCGATTCCCAACGGCCCGGACCTTGCGCCAGATCCTGGCCGTGACCCGATCCCTGTCCAACGCGCCGGGAGCGGGTGCAGTATCGGCAATACGTGGAGCAGAAATCCGTGGCCAGGAAGAGCACCCGGTCCGGATAACGATGGACCAGTCCCGGCACCGGACTGTCGTGCTCCTCGGCCAGGGGATCGCCCTGTTCGCAAGGAAGGACATGGTGCTCCGCCATGGTCGGGATCACGCACCGCCGCAAGGGATCGTGGGCGTCGCGGGCATCCACCAGACTGAGGTAGTAGGGCGTCGCGGCCATGGGCAACATGCTCAGGTCCGGACGCAAAGCTTCGCGCTCCGCGTCGGAAAGTACGAGCATCCGTTCCAGCTCATCAAGAGAGGTGACCCGGTGCTTCAGTTGCCAGCGCCAGTCGTTCCATTGGCCGGGCTTGGTTTGAGGATAGTGCTTGGCCAGAAAGGCCGCGGAGCGAGGATTGAGGGGAAAGGAAGGTTTCGTGGATTTGCGTGTCGCGAATCCACCCCAGGGACGGCCAAAAGTTTGGCCGATCACGCCGTCCAGCAGTCCGGTGAATCCGGACTCCGGTCCAGAGCCGATGCCCGCGTCGCGCAATAAAGCGGGAGGCTCGCTGTCCATCTCCAAGATTTCTTCCATGAATTGGCCTCGT
The nucleotide sequence above comes from Desulfonatronum sp. SC1. Encoded proteins:
- a CDS encoding KamA family radical SAM protein, giving the protein MEEILEMDSEPPALLRDAGIGSGPESGFTGLLDGVIGQTFGRPWGGFATRKSTKPSFPLNPRSAAFLAKHYPQTKPGQWNDWRWQLKHRVTSLDELERMLVLSDAEREALRPDLSMLPMAATPYYLSLVDARDAHDPLRRCVIPTMAEHHVLPCEQGDPLAEEHDSPVPGLVHRYPDRVLFLATDFCSTYCRYCTRSRRVGQGSGHGQDLAQGPGRWESALRYIARNSVVRDVLVSGGDPLTMTDHALEYLLQRLRAIPHVEIIRIGTKVPMVLPQRITTGLVQMLKRYHPLFISIHCTQAEELTPEASAACTRLADAGIPLGGQTVLLKGVNDSVPALTSLFQGLLRNRVRPYYLYQCDQVVGTSHFRTPATRGLEMIQGLRGHTSGYAVPHFVVDLPGGGGKTPLCPEYLQGRVGEDLVFRNFEGATFRVHDPEPFASRESGGGA